A window of Nitrospinota bacterium contains these coding sequences:
- the rpsB gene encoding 30S ribosomal protein S2 produces MNVTVTMKQMLEAGSHFGHQTKRWNPKMKPYIFGARNGIYIIDLQKSLKLFQESIKAAYDASAEGKSFLFIGTKKQAQLLVEEEAVRCGAFHVTNRWLGGMLTNFETVRKSIDRLLELERMSEGGLFEVLPKREVQSLDREMKKLQKNLSGIKNMTKLPGVVFIIDPKKEAIALHESKRLGIKIISMVDTNCDPVGIDHIIPANDDAIRSIRLVVSTIANAVIEGAEVAKRNRQKAEEETAAKAEAAKTAREAARTVKAAADKGGEK; encoded by the coding sequence ATGAACGTAACTGTCACCATGAAACAGATGCTCGAAGCGGGATCGCATTTCGGGCATCAAACCAAGCGCTGGAACCCGAAGATGAAACCGTATATCTTCGGCGCCCGCAACGGTATCTACATCATCGACCTCCAGAAGTCGCTGAAGCTTTTCCAGGAATCGATCAAGGCGGCCTACGATGCCTCCGCCGAGGGGAAAAGCTTTCTTTTCATCGGCACCAAGAAACAGGCGCAGCTCCTCGTGGAAGAAGAAGCCGTCCGCTGCGGCGCATTCCACGTCACCAACCGCTGGCTTGGCGGCATGCTGACGAACTTTGAAACCGTCCGCAAATCCATCGACCGTTTGCTGGAACTGGAGCGGATGTCGGAAGGGGGGCTGTTCGAAGTGCTGCCCAAGCGCGAAGTGCAGAGCCTTGACCGCGAAATGAAGAAACTCCAGAAAAACCTCTCCGGCATCAAGAACATGACCAAACTGCCGGGCGTGGTATTCATCATCGACCCGAAGAAAGAAGCCATCGCCCTGCATGAATCCAAGCGGCTTGGCATAAAGATTATCTCGATGGTCGACACCAATTGCGACCCCGTGGGAATCGACCACATCATCCCCGCCAACGACGATGCCATCCGCTCGATCCGCCTGGTGGTCTCCACAATCGCCAATGCCGTAATCGAAGGCGCGGAAGTGGCCAAGCGCAACCGCCAGAAGGCCGAGGAGGAAACGGCGGCTAAAGCCGAAGCGGCGAAGACCGCGCGGGAAGCGGCCCGTACCGTCAAGGCCGCCGCCGACAAGGGCGGG
- the tolQ gene encoding protein TolQ, with product MDMVASAGSVAKGVLILLLLFSIVSWAIMIFKWISYRRIRRENSEFNQIFIKNKSLDSIFNASKGMRGTSPIARVFLSGYAEFESEFRASTTAAQIEEDRRFFLEKIDGIARSMERATAQEVTILERYLFFLATAGSTAPFIGLFGTVWGIMESFRSISLTASANIAVVAPGIAEALIATAAGLITAVPAVIGYNYFVQKTKVFGTEMDNFTLDFLSLIEKNFVKR from the coding sequence ATCGACATGGTCGCATCTGCCGGTTCCGTGGCCAAAGGAGTGCTGATCTTGTTGCTTCTGTTTTCCATCGTTTCCTGGGCCATCATGATTTTCAAATGGATTTCCTACCGCCGTATTCGACGTGAAAATTCCGAATTCAACCAGATTTTCATAAAAAACAAGAGTTTGGACAGCATTTTCAATGCCAGCAAGGGAATGCGCGGAACCAGCCCCATCGCCCGCGTCTTCCTTTCGGGCTATGCGGAGTTTGAAAGCGAATTCCGCGCTTCCACCACGGCCGCCCAGATCGAAGAAGACCGCCGTTTTTTCCTTGAAAAAATTGACGGCATCGCCCGCTCGATGGAGCGGGCCACCGCCCAGGAAGTAACCATTCTCGAACGATATCTCTTCTTTCTTGCCACCGCCGGCTCCACCGCCCCGTTCATCGGGCTTTTCGGCACCGTATGGGGGATCATGGAGTCGTTCCGGTCAATCAGCCTTACCGCATCCGCCAACATCGCGGTGGTGGCCCCCGGTATTGCCGAGGCGTTGATCGCCACGGCCGCCGGCCTTATTACCGCCGTGCCGGCCGTCATCGGCTACAACTACTTCGTCCAGAAGACGAAGGTGTTCGGCACCGAGATGGACAACTTCACCCTCGATTTCCTTTCACTCATCGAAAAGAACTTCGTAAAGCGCTAA